From a single Paenibacillus sp. FSL W8-0426 genomic region:
- a CDS encoding MerR family transcriptional regulator: MGDEIRRNMALFPIGIVMKLTDLSARQIRYYEQHNLIVPARTSGNQRLFSFNDVERLLEIKALIEKGVNIAGIKQVMNPVSKESEEATVITADTEVKRRELSDTQLHRLLKQQLVSGKRPGQVSLIQGELSRFFNKK, encoded by the coding sequence ATGGGCGACGAAATTCGCAGAAATATGGCCTTATTCCCGATTGGCATCGTTATGAAGCTGACGGACCTGTCCGCACGGCAGATTCGTTATTATGAGCAGCATAATCTGATCGTTCCGGCAAGAACGTCAGGCAATCAGCGTTTGTTTTCGTTTAATGACGTTGAACGTTTGCTCGAAATCAAGGCTTTGATCGAAAAAGGAGTAAACATCGCGGGCATCAAACAGGTAATGAACCCTGTGTCCAAGGAATCCGAGGAAGCAACCGTCATTACGGCCGATACGGAAGTGAAACGCAGGGAACTATCGGATACGCAGCTTCATCGTTTGTTGAAACAACAGCTGGTTTCCGGAAAAAGACCGGGACAAGTATCGCTTATTCAAGGAGAGCTTTCCCGATTTTTCAACAAAAAATAA